TGAGTGTTTTTTGGTCAGTGGTCAGCAAAAGTTCATTTTTGGATTTTTCCGAAAATACACAGAGCACCATTAAAGTAACTCAACAGTTGCGCTTTTGTGAGCGTAGACAACATAATAATGACTACTAGAGGTCGCCTTCATCACCCAGAATGAATGATTCCCTCCTATATTTAGCTTTACGATATCTTAAAGACTAAAATTAGAGGAGCGACCGGGTTCATGACAGTTAGTTTTTGAGAACAGATACAAGACAATGTTGTCTAGTGAGTCTGATCCAGAGATGGGCCCCTGGGTCATTTGGAAACCGCACAGAACAAGCAGTATTTGTCTTGGACCCCCTGAAGCAGAAGTGGCAGAAGGGGGAAGTCTGGGATTGGCTGCTTCACGCAAACAGAACTGGGCGGTCCCAACGAATTAGCGATATAGGCAAAAGACCTCGGCCCTGTGGTGATCAAACCTGTCAGATCAGTAATCTCTGCTTGAGGTGATTACTACGACCTGCAATAAAAAGGAAAGGCCTGGCCTTAGTGCTTATTAGGTCACTGAGATCCTCCTGCTTGCTTATTAAGACCGGACAGGGACTTTCCTCTCTACAGCTTGGGATCCTACTTTAGTGGACGTACAGGGATTGAGAATGCCACATTTAACTGACTGTAGTTTCTACAAGATGAGAGACGGAGCTCGAGTTTCCAACGTAAGGACTTGCTATGTTCTGCTTTGATTTGTGCAAGACGAGGGCTGTTTTGGCACTTGGTTGAAGGGTAGTTCACatgctgtcattatttactcatcctcatgtcattcccaACCTTTTCGTTCTTGTGCAGGACACaacaaagacattttgaagattTTTGGTTCATATAATGGAactcaatggggtccaaaaacAGTATTGGTGCCTtattgactttcattgcatagacaaaaaaagaatatcttcttttgtgtttcacagtcGTACAGGACaacatgtgggtgagtaaatgatgattttgGGGTCAACTGTCCTGCGTATATTTTGTCTGATGTTGGATTTTACTGGgataattcatccaaaaatgaaaatttaagttgttttgaatctgaatgagtttctttcaaCTGTTGAAcatgaaagaagatatttttaagaatctTTGTAACCAATCAGTTGACggtacccattgacttccatagtatgcgtggaaaaatactatggaagtcaatggctactgtcaactgttTGGCTACCAATATTCTTCAACATGTGTTCAGCAGCAGAAAGGAACTCATACAAgtaacaacttgagggtgagtaaatgatgacagaatttagatttttggatgatctatccctttaagtcacatattaaaaatgtccttAAAATGAGATGTTGGGTTTGTTATATGTGTAAATAAGtgcacatttttgtaaaatccTGCCGTTTTCTTGCTGGTTTTGGTTGCACAGATGTTGGGGAAAAAAGTGATATGAAAGACACTTGCGCATAAAGACATAATTTATAGGCCtaaaaatgccattttttctcttctttttgaAGGTTCAAAATCACCTGGAGAACTCCAAGTACCACCTCCACCAGACTCAGGCCCAGCAGGTCAAGCAGTACCTAACTTTGGGCAGCAAGCTTGCTAGCCAGGCCCACCCGGTCGCACATCCTCACCCGGGCCAGGCCCTGGGAACGGTGCCCATCATGCGCAATGGACACATGCCGCCCGTAAGCGACAGCAGCACGCCAGGAAGCCCCGTCACCCTGCTCACGCTGGCCAACAATCACGACAGTGAGGTGAGTACTTCCTGTGATCTCATCTACCTTTGTCACGGTCTGTGTGTTTCAAACATTCAGCTCTGATCACGTTGCCAATGAAAGGATGGGCCAGCTGCTCTGATAAGAGGCGTTTCTTCATCACAGTCGTCTTTCTGAGATGATGAATCAGCTGTTATTGGATTAGTGGCCTGGTTTTATTCAGACTTTTACTCTGCATTGACATGATGATAGTGATAATGAAActcaaaacaagcaaacaaatcaACAAATCTCAGATTGACAAATTCACCCACTGTTGACGGAGGACAAAGAGTGCGCTATAATCACTGTTTTCTTTTAGTTTCCAATGGATGAAGTTATTGATGATCTTATTAGCCTTGAAACCGGGTTCAAAGATGGGGTTTTGGATTGTATGGAGCCAGGCatcataatgcaaaataatgtaAGTATAAGTCAAGTTCATCTCTTCACTGTGTTGAACTGTTACGTTGAGTGTTTTTAATAACGACCTGTGTATAGGGGTGTAAACAGTATGGAGggaattaaaattaatttctgttagtcaatgtcaaaatgttacTGAACTAAAGtcgaaatataaaaaaaatcatacaaaacATATAGTAATGAGTTATTAACTCAGAGTAGACATTAAGTTGTACAATATTCTAGAATAAGATATCTATATCTAATATATCTAGAATAATTCTAgaatattaatataacattatgaaatgtaaaatttaaaaatatcaatattttactGAGCTAAAAGTCAAAATAtcaagtaaatatatatgtatagtaaTGAGCTGTTAACTCAAAGTAGACTCAAAGTATTAAGTTAtataataattctaaaatattaattctagaatgttcatttgtattttattcgaataaataattaatattttatcactTAATTAATTTTAGTCTTGATGACCACTGAAATATGTACTTTGTATGAAATCATAAGGAGTTACAAGTATaattttttgaatatttgtagaataatatcaataacaataattatattaaatactaGTTTATAtcattatgtaattttatattatttataaaatgtttataaagtGTTAGAAAAAGTATAATAACTATAAAACTGATATAACTATAAAACATAGATTTTTAATGCATCATATAAACCTTCAGTAACATGTTAacatgtaataaaatgaaaatgccaaaATCAAGTACATTTAAGTGCATAAATAtacttttactttactttactttttatccaaagcgacttacaaatgacaaaaagtaactaaaactaaaagttaaaactctaaatatactatatatacacatttaagaaaataaagaaattaaataaaaatgacaaatgcatacaacaacatttcaaaactaaacatttaaatgaaaacaaaaaataaagctaaaaacaattcaaaatattaaaacaacaaaaggtatgagtataataatgattctaaCATAACACTAAGCTAAACATCAAAAAAACAACTACATATTTGTAtgtacagccacacacacacacacacacatacatatatatatatatatatatatatatatatatatagagagagagagagagagagagagagagatgggtagattacttacaaattgtaatccattactgattccagattacatgacaaaaattgtagtcagtaacgtaatccgttacattacacattttaggtaatataatcagattacttttggattacttttggattacttttgatttaactcgttgATCACATTGATTTAGTGATAAACGATCAGCTCGTACAAGacctatcttaatgaatgggggaatcctcgCTCGCTGAAACCACAAttaaatcagcaacaaaaatctgaaattaattgccccatgaatgttgtctcttatgctcaaatagcgtttaaaagcttatttttcaggctagaccagccaatgcgcatgcgGAGTCCTAACGTGCTTATACAGCGCatgtgcattggctggtctagtcaggtttttatgggaaatttggctctttcatttagaaggtgggactattcctccatattgcaCGTTGCAGTTTCTctcattcataagtataggagagaaccgtctttgtatttatagtcattgttttaaataaaacacttactaaaaaagatgaaatatttttatttacctgcatgccatgtgatcattaatcgACATAAaagaaaccgtgaacatgcaaatgtgatacttaattattgaaatatttattttaaaatcttgggggtacttaaagcaaatatatttggtgaataaggtttagatgacgaaaagttttggaatgcctgcattgcatgtaactaagaaataatgtgaatatgtgcattttaattagttataattaataatacatggttaaaaaaacctacagagtaataattcaaataaaaatgaatgtgttcatcagtagctgatgcaatgttgaaacccttcttaaacctgaaatgatttttgtaaatccagtggtccagtggtcgccacctgactaatgactgatctttgtgtgaatgtccacaaaactggactatttatacatatataatatgtatataattgctaggctattttagaaatgaaaatttaaaagatgaaaaagagaaattagggagaatcaatgaattatgaataatgtattgctattgtgtgaataatatgtaatcatgtaatccataaaaaagtaactgtagtctgattatgagtattttaaaatgtaacttactctaattacaagtacttaatttttggaatctgattatgtaatccagattacatgtaatcagttactacccagctctgtatatatatatatatatatataaattcaatatatatattatttcatttccatGTAGTatgctgaagtactaaaataactcgaattaaataaaactaaaacttagacagacataaaaaaactaataaaatgacaacattactacaactgtaactaaagctaaaatagataacaaatacaaatcaaactacattagtttatcagtaatcctaaaaaataacactgagccaaacacacatgctaaaaaaacaacaacaacttacTTACACATGGTAAGGAATggttataaaaactgaaacagaagtgaaacaagtagtaggaaagaggaaaaaataataGGCGATACTTATATCCTTTGCCGGTGTCCCTGTCCGTCTTCGGTCTTCACACAACGGCTGCCGCGACcgtaaatatacacacatttagaTGAATAAAACATGTCTGAATCCAAAATGTAAGCTACATTCATATATAATGaattaaacacattaataaCACAAACACGTGCTGGTCTTTGGTATGCTTGCGAAAAGGGGTTTGTCTTTGCGTGAGGTCACACCGAGTCCAGCTGAGAGTCAAAGGGGAACCAGACTTAAATCTCAGGCTTTAAACAGTGGAACAATACAGATTAGTCTGGTAATGATGTGGGCATGCAGAGAGGTATGTCTTAGAAGAGCCCGACTATGTTAATGAGTGATCACTTCTCCAAAACAGAAGGAGAAAAGCCTTAGGTAAGCATGTGCGCACACAAGCGGCCCAAGTATGTGTGAGACCAGCATGAAATTGTAAAGGTCATACTGACGTCTGTGGAGGGACAAAGCATCTCTTGAGCCGTGATTACAGCAACACCTGAACTCACTAGAGAGGTATGTGATACTGTTGAACAAAATAAAGAGCATGACGGGAACGAATAAggcagatagagagagagaaagagcgagcGAGAGTTTTGTATCTGAGTAAGCAGTCGAGCATCGGATTGAGCTAATATCTTCTCTCCCAGTGGACTTGTTCAGAAATGATAGCATGCTTAAACGGATCAATTCGTTCTAATTAGTAATACAGCACGACGCATCAAGCCGCTTCCCCGTGTCAACATATCTGCTAACATGATGGGAATGGATTGAAGCGATTACGACGCGAACAGTCAAGGGGCCGTGGCAATCTTTCATGTTGATAAGCGAGCTCTTTCCCCCACTGAGATAATGGAGAGCGTGTACGAGCGGAGGAAACACTATAACGCCTGCTGTAACGCTCTGACCTCCTCTTTAATCCTGTACACTTCGCTTTTTCATCCATGACGCTGACAGAAATTGGCTTTCCACAGCTCTGGCTTTTGTGGGATTGGTAgtcagggaagaaaaaaaaatcatactcaATTCAGGCTtattatagttaataataataataatctttaacttaatatacatgtattatatattttaaaaaaaatgattttggcTAGTTGCCTAGGcagtatttctcattttcatttagtttaatttgtactaaaataactgaaatgtaTAGAACTCTatagatattaaaaaataaaataaaaactacaaaaccacaacaaaattactaaaacttttactaaaatttaaaatgaaaatagaaaatcacaataaaaataaaaaataattcaaaatagtaatgcaaactataataatatctttgtttatttttgtttagcaaaaacaaacaaataaataaaaatcacttgCTCCACAGCGCCCTCTTTTGTCTCTTGAAGTGCTGCATCTTTTTGCTGATTTTCTCAGCTCATTTAAAACTTATATTGAATTGCACAAAAAATGGTGTGGAAACTATTTTTTTCAActacaaagaaacagcattgatttatgtgtaaaaattgggaagtagaaaaactgaaatagtgttttctagtaaaatgtactccaataatctttgttttatttacaactttttgaataatatttaattacaagGTTTGTATGTTAGCGCTGCATATATCCAGGATTTAAACGCCCATCATTCATAACATCCTACACATCCTTGTGTtatgttttacatttgattatgcTTTAATCAACACATTTTATTCCACAAAATCAGTGTGTAATAAGTTGAAGTCGAAGTCTGATGAACAGAGAATGTCTGGTGTTGTTTTAGGTTTTTACTCTTAATATACAGTAAGTCTGcataaaaaaatcatgcatGTAACAAAACACCAAACGTATTACACGTGGAGCAAGATAGACTGGATAAAAGATTACATACATGCAGAAGAACTACACATGGTGAAGATTTAATGTCCGTGTGTAAATCTAGActtactttctctctttcttctgAAGGTGTCCCTGAACAACAGCATGCTGGAGGTGTACGGCGGTGACCAAGGTATGACTGCCCCTCACGGTGGACTGACACCCTCATTGCCCACAAAGCTCTCAGTTAAAATGGAAGTCACAGGTACGGAGCACAGAAGGGCACAGACGCCTGTCCGAGCAGGACCTGTGCTGTTAGCAAAGGCATTTCAGAAAGAAACATTTACAAGAGCAGTTTAGTTTCACATTAAAGAGAAATCAGTTAAGGGTATCTTATGTTGTAGATATAAGGTATAAGGGTATCTTATATCTCATGTTATGTTACGGTTATCttatctgctaaatgactaaatgtaaatgcatctaaaccACAAAACTGCAGTTTTGAGACAGTTAATTTTCTGTTGTTCATCTGGTAGAGTGTCACGATAGCAATGACAATGTcaagctgaagtccacaaaaataaaataacatttaaataaataaatattgataaattgattattaggatattaaatttAACACCTTGTCTCTGTTAGTGCCATATTTgacttattttcattatatatatatatatatatatatatatatatatatgaagagttcagatgcaaaagcctctaagtgccatctgaaatttttcTCAAGCTTCTATGTTTATGTtggaaaaagaaatatgataATCATAACCCAAATATTTGGAGAATATCAGTAATTAGGGTTATTCCATTCCATTCCATATTATTTAATTAGgtcattttaaagtatttataaaacatGTATCAACGTATAAACTTTTCTATATTATTGTATAActgtattataaaaattatgaaTAGCATTTTAGTACTTATTTTACCAGATGAATTAGCGGTCTCAAAATTGTAGTGTATGTACATTTATGTTCATGCATttggcatacttttttttttcttcaaataattattttacattattatatttcagttatatgttgtaatattatacaatgataaatgttttcataataaatataaaaatatataacaatactactactactaaatatGCTTCTTGGTTACACTTCAAACAAAGtataatttgataaaatataataaaagtctgtatgaaaatgataaaaataaaaatatgctaCATCCACTGCATAAAAAGTATGCCAAATccattaatgtaaatgtaatttacacAAATACAATGTCTTTTAAAGGTTTATGTAGGCAAgactattaaaaacaaacaccaCAATATAGTCTTCCATTCTGGAAATTCAggaccccccaaaaaaaaatcaagagcaTACTGTAAATAGATCTAGCAAAGCAAACCCAGATGGGCTCATTCCAAAAGGCCCAGGCTTTGAAAGCCAAACACAAGCCTGTATGTTTCATGTTATTATCCAGATGTCTTATTTTAAGAGTCAGCGCGCTCTGTGTTTAGCTCACCATTGTGTTGCTCTCATTCTTCATTATCAATGCTTCAATGAGCGGAATATGGTAGCATGTATTCTTAGCATGATAGACACGGCACAATGCCTCCTTTGTGGGCGCCTTTTTTTCTTATGAATGTCATGCATCAAGTAAAGCTAATTGATTCAGGAAATAGAAAGGATGCCTGGAGAACTCTTCACTCCGGCAGGAAAATAAGTGCATTACTGTCTTTTTCACAGAAGCGTGCTGCACGGCGCTCTTGTTTGGTTACGCGCGGCTCAAATGACCTTATTGAATCAGCAGAAATGAATTGAGAAATCCAATCACTGCTCCCAATTATATAATTTGGAAGAATGTGAATGTGAATATGAATGCAGAAGCATTTGGCCTTCCTCCTCTCACCCGCTCCGGGATGTCAGCAGATTGGTTAATGGTAAGGTCAGGAAGGATTAAAAGAAGATACACAGCTTTTCTACATTAAGACAGAGATCTGGTGTTGACGAGTCTGGGGTGAATGAAAACAGCTtattcacacacaaaaagagGGCTTGTATTGATGCGTGGCTGCACGTGATGGGTTCAACAGAGGTTAGTGTTGTTTGGGGAGTCTTAGGCAGGGGTCAGGAATCTTGAGGAAATTACCAAAACTAATGACATTACTAATCTGACGGCTTTCTTTAAAGACACGCTTTGCATCAGCATGGTGTTCAACTTACCTTTGGATATACACTGATGAGTTTCTGCAATAACCTTCCCATATTTCTTCTCTTATAGAACATGACACCAGAGTCCTGGccaaagaaagacagaaaaaagacAACCACAATCTAAGTAAGGAGGTctatacacttaaaaaaaaaaaaaaaggttatttaatCCTTATGTTCTATTTAGAGGTCCTGTAAATGCTTCCAAAATACTTCAAATTAGGGCtcgtttacccaaaaatgaaaattctgtcatcatttactcatcctcatgtcgtttcttccttctgttgaacacaaaacaagatattATGAAGAATGTTAGTAACCAAACATTCACTTCCATAGTATTCCGTCTccactgtttggttaccaacattcttcaaaatatcttctatttagATAATGaaaatagaattttcattttgggctgTCAAGGTTGATACTTTTCCTAAATTTCCAAGAAACTATTGTGAACAAAAACGGTCTGTTTTGATTCAATTAAATTTGTCAAATGGATTCTGACTAGGTCAGAGAAAATACTCTTTAATATTCTGAGAagaataattgtatttttatttatttttaaagactgtCAAGTCATTCTCAACAAAATATGaggttttatatttaatttatttatatttaataatacacaATTAATGCTTTAATAAAGTATGCATTATGAATCATTTcgatttaatattaatattaggtTTGTGGTGTATGAcatactttttttctcacaattgccaGTTGAAAGACGACGGCGATACAACATCAACTACAGGATCAAGGAGCTCGGAACCCTGATACCAAAGTCAAACGACCCGTAAGTCAAAATATTCCTTGATTCACGCAATAACAGTCGAGCTGAACTCTAAaagtctgagaaaaaaaataaaaaaaatcacatcagAGATAGACTCATGAAGACAGGGCAAAATGACACCGAAGTAGAGAGAAAATGACAGTACAGTGCTCATTTCTCAAGGAAATACCTACAGCGCGAACAGACCCCCATCTGAATGATGAAAATGAGGTTCAAGGCAAAGTATAGAGCATTTGAACTAAAGTTTAAGCACAACTGAACCCAGAGATGAAGTACAGTGCAGACGGTGAGTCCATTGCCCCAGCTTAATTGAACTTTTTATCGAATTTAAATGGAAGGCTAGTGCTGTCACCTTGCCATTAACACAAGATAAAGGAGATTATTAGCTGCGATCAGGCCAACGTCTTATTCCAAAGAAAGAGACAATTTGACGACACTTTCCtccttttaaaaagtaatggtaTCGGGAATGACTGCACTTTACTTCGGCTTCCGAAGTCCAATTTTTTTTCTACCTCTTCCGACACCTATTTTTGCTCGGGGATTAATTTTACCGTACAAGGGGCCGCAGAATGGTCTTTCTGCAGACGTACTTAACTATTCCATTAAAATTCCCCATTCAAAGGCAAGGTAATGTCCGAGAATGAATAATTGGCCATGTAAATCACAGTTTCTAAGTCCTGGGAAAAAAGGAGACCCTTGTGAGGCTTTTCTCTGTGTATGAAAGTTCTGCTGATGCAAAGGCGGTGTTGAGAAAGGTTATCTTTTACGTTTCTCTGGCAGTGATATGCGCTGGAACAAAGGGACGATCCTCAAGGCCTCGGTGGAATACATTAAGTGGCTGCAGAAAGAGCAGCAGCACGCCCGTGATCTCGAGAGCCGACAGAAGAAACTAGAACAGGCCAACAGAAGACTCCTGCTACGAATCCAGGTAAAGAGACAAAAAGAACAAGAGAACGAGGGGAATATGGCCATGAGAGAGAACGAGAATGAGATGTAGACATGAGAGACGGTTGTAGGAGTGAGCGACAAGGATGTAACAAAACCGCTGAAAAAAGACTAGCTTACTTTCCAGAAAAGTAGAACAACTGCATTGAAGCTTTTAAAGACTATAATATCTTCATAAACTAGCAGATGAAACAGTTTAATTCTACAAATGgagcatttatctgaaacaaGAACATCTAAATTGGGCTAACAGAATTGAATTaaccttaattttataataaacacacctaaaaaaaacaaaaaaccatATAACTGAGTCAAAAACAATGGCAGAAGTAGAAAAGACAAAAGGGCAAAAATGAATTGGCGagtcatttatttaatcagtgAATACAGTTAGAATtagtttccattttaattaGAGTAAAACTgagtaaaatgaataaatatggaGAAGAAATGTTGGCCAATTTAGGAATAATTTTGCCAAAAAAACCCTTGTAATGGTTGTAGCGTAAGGCCAAAAGTTCAGatgttatacatttataaaatactgtatgtaaaatacttgttttttgacatttcttagtagtaaatgttatttttcacCAACTAAAGTTAGACGCCATTTTATTCCAGGTAAAGCtgactaaaatgaataaaaaatgaattggTGAGCTGTTTATTTGACCAGTAAatcatttaattacaaaaaaagtgaTTCTCTACAATGAATGGCTTTCCACCATTACATAAGAGCATTTAGCATATTTAATTATTCCCTAAACTTGCTCTTCAAACCGTTTGTGCATGGTAAAATGCGGTGAAAATACAGTCATATAGTGTTTTAATAGTCTTTGGAAATGTAGCTTGtcactggaaaaaaaagaagctgttTTAAATCAGCCAAATGACTGTTAGTAGTATCAATAAAATAGCAGCTCAAACCAGGcctcaaatatattttatcattgtAATGAATGGGTTTAACTGGTCACATGATCGCCATCTAAACCAGGTTACATTGAAAACAAAGGTACAAAAACAGCTGTCCATGTGCCTGACAGCTGAGCGGCCTGGCCTGCTCCTATTGATGTTTGTAACGGCCTATCCGGCCCCGCTTTGAAACATGCCGAGCTGAGGTAATTACCTGATTAATAAATAGCAGCTACAGCTTCGTCAGGAGCGGAATGGGCCTAGAATTAGATTATGAGGGCTAATAACTTTGAAGAGCCGGGCTCCTCGTCTGAATTTATGCATTACATTTCCACAGTATTGACATATTCGCAGACCGGGCGCGAGTCTTCTTCACACATGTGAAGACATCGCAATTAGCCCTCAAAGTAATTACCCCAAGGCTCCCTATCCAAAAGCTAATGCTAATAATGCCTCAATTGAGTGTCTGAAGATACCCACGTTAAGAGGCAATGCAATAGCTCATTTAAACTGTCTCCGCTACAGATAATGTGTGGGAGtaatgaaaagagaaaaatatgaaGCTATAGCTGTTAGTGTAGACACTCACAAGAGTACTAGGTTAGAAATCAGTGCTCATCTCATCAACAATGTAAGTGACAAAAGTGTTGtttcatttgtattattttttgatTTTATCAATGATAGTGAAGATGAGTCAAAACATG
The sequence above is drawn from the Onychostoma macrolepis isolate SWU-2019 chromosome 04, ASM1243209v1, whole genome shotgun sequence genome and encodes:
- the tfec gene encoding transcription factor EC isoform X3, producing the protein MPHLTDCSFYKMRDGARVSNVQNHLENSKYHLHQTQAQQVKQYLTLGSKLASQAHPVAHPHPGQALGTVPIMRNGHMPPVSDSSTPGSPVTLLTLANNHDSEFPMDEVIDDLISLETGFKDGVLDCMEPGIIMQNNVSLNNSMLEVYGGDQEHDTRVLAKERQKKDNHNLIERRRRYNINYRIKELGTLIPKSNDPDMRWNKGTILKASVEYIKWLQKEQQHARDLESRQKKLEQANRRLLLRIQELEIQARAHGLPSMAASMGAVELSSHLLKQQQQHQPGTPAPPSTQAPPQPGQPPIYPPEDMSNPEYTQRTPLPAAMVAGNAGEQTDGSNTYSDPLSHFTDFFCSTLKEEHRLDEILMDDPLSPFGTDPLLSAGSPAASKGSSHRSSFSSDEADEL
- the tfec gene encoding transcription factor EC isoform X5, with protein sequence MWVQNHLENSKYHLHQTQAQQVKQYLTLGSKLASQAHPVAHPHPGQALGTVPIMRNGHMPPVSDSSTPGSPVTLLTLANNHDSEFPMDEVIDDLISLETGFKDGVLDCMEPGIIMQNNVSLNNSMLEVYGGDQEHDTRVLAKERQKKDNHNLIERRRRYNINYRIKELGTLIPKSNDPDMRWNKGTILKASVEYIKWLQKEQQHARDLESRQKKLEQANRRLLLRIQELEIQARAHGLPSMAASMGAVELSSHLLKQQQQHQPGTPAPPSTQAPPQPGQPPIYPPEDMSNPEYTQRTPLPAAMVAGNAGEQTDGSNTYSDPLSHFTDFFCSTLKEEHRLDEILMDDPLSPFGTDPLLSAGSPAASKGSSHRSSFSSDEADEL
- the tfec gene encoding transcription factor EC isoform X2, with product MFQSFSTVQSAPATNVANQQNQWVPGPSFSSCPYFYNTNSNPGPNHSSQPYTWPWTPWEVQNHLENSKYHLHQTQAQQVKQYLTLGSKLASQAHPVAHPHPGQALGTVPIMRNGHMPPVSDSSTPGSPVTLLTLANNHDSEFPMDEVIDDLISLETGFKDGVLDCMEPGIIMQNNVSLNNSMLEVYGGDQEHDTRVLAKERQKKDNHNLIERRRRYNINYRIKELGTLIPKSNDPDMRWNKGTILKASVEYIKWLQKEQQHARDLESRQKKLEQANRRLLLRIQELEIQARAHGLPSMAASMGAVELSSHLLKQQQQHQPGTPAPPSTQAPPQPGQPPIYPPEDMSNPEYTQRTPLPAAMVAGNAGEQTDGSNTYSDPLSHFTDFFCSTLKEEHRLDEILMDDPLSPFGTDPLLSAGSPAASKGSSHRSSFSSDEADEL
- the tfec gene encoding transcription factor EC isoform X4, which produces MSRCCVVKVISFTEIQLLPVQNHLENSKYHLHQTQAQQVKQYLTLGSKLASQAHPVAHPHPGQALGTVPIMRNGHMPPVSDSSTPGSPVTLLTLANNHDSEFPMDEVIDDLISLETGFKDGVLDCMEPGIIMQNNVSLNNSMLEVYGGDQEHDTRVLAKERQKKDNHNLIERRRRYNINYRIKELGTLIPKSNDPDMRWNKGTILKASVEYIKWLQKEQQHARDLESRQKKLEQANRRLLLRIQELEIQARAHGLPSMAASMGAVELSSHLLKQQQQHQPGTPAPPSTQAPPQPGQPPIYPPEDMSNPEYTQRTPLPAAMVAGNAGEQTDGSNTYSDPLSHFTDFFCSTLKEEHRLDEILMDDPLSPFGTDPLLSAGSPAASKGSSHRSSFSSDEADEL
- the tfec gene encoding transcription factor EC isoform X6 codes for the protein MRNGHMPPVSDSSTPGSPVTLLTLANNHDSEFPMDEVIDDLISLETGFKDGVLDCMEPGIIMQNNVSLNNSMLEVYGGDQEHDTRVLAKERQKKDNHNLIERRRRYNINYRIKELGTLIPKSNDPDMRWNKGTILKASVEYIKWLQKEQQHARDLESRQKKLEQANRRLLLRIQELEIQARAHGLPSMAASMGAVELSSHLLKQQQQHQPGTPAPPSTQAPPQPGQPPIYPPEDMSNPEYTQRTPLPAAMVAGNAGEQTDGSNTYSDPLSHFTDFFCSTLKEEHRLDEILMDDPLSPFGTDPLLSAGSPAASKGSSHRSSFSSDEADEL